A single genomic interval of Juglans regia cultivar Chandler chromosome 1, Walnut 2.0, whole genome shotgun sequence harbors:
- the LOC109012349 gene encoding queuine tRNA-ribosyltransferase accessory subunit 2-like → MKFAVKAWSNGRARAGVLHLGSCPSPIETPSLLLSTRKGLPVFISPDLLPSLPSPDSHLLQVCPLHFLEGLSPKTISSVGGLHNMLGLHDYGLAAVARDSINCLPHCDSTNKLGASFETPCGRLLIKPVEYMEMISSLGPNLWATLADEVPAWVSDKRNKTSVDRTVRWMDECIALGPAGGAVFGAVVGGSSIEERRRCAQEVARRNVSGYWIGGFGLGESMDERPALLNAVTDILPEEKPRLICGLGLPEEVLQGVASGIDLFDSVYIYHLTLGGFALTFPLDGIDKKKSDFQLSDIGVDHTKINLRATVYRKDASPLVKSCSCYTCQNHTKAYINHLLNVHEMLAQILLEIHNTHHYLGFFRTIREAVKAGKFEQFRRQFLESRRDCLSVAAANA, encoded by the exons atgaagTTCGCAGTAAAGGCATGGAGCAACGGAAGGGCACGAGCAGGGGTGCTCCATCTGGGAAGCTGCCCGAGCCCAATAGAGACACCTTCTCTTCTGCTTTCTACACGTAAAGGGCTGCCCGTTTTCATTTCCCCTGACCTCCTTCCCTCTCTTCCTTCCCCTGACTCCCATCTACTCCAAGTTTGTCCCCTTCACTT CTTGGAAGGCCTTTCACCTAAAACCATTTCAAGTGTTGGAGGACTTCATAACATGCTTGGTCTGCATGACTATGGACTTGCGGCTGTAGCAAGGGACTCTATTAACTGCCTTCCTCACTGTGATAGCACTAACAAGTTAGGAGCATCCTTTGAGACTCCTTGTGGTCGTCTTTTG ATTAAACCTGTTGAATACATGGAAATGATCTCTTCCTTGGGGCCAAACCTATGGGCTACCTTGGCTGATGAAGTGCCTGCATGGGTATCTGACAAGAGAAACAAGACCTCAGTGGATCGAACTGTGAGATGGATGGATGAATGCATTGCATTAGGCCCA GCAGGCGGAGCTGTTTTTGGAGCTGTTGTTGGAGGGTCTAGTATAGAAGAACGCAGACGATGTGCACAAGAGGTAGCTAGGAGAAATGTATCAG GTTACTGGATTGGAGGCTTTGGGCTAGGAGAAAGCATGGATGAGCGCCCTGCTCTGCTGAATGCTGTTACT GATATTTTACCAGAGGAAAAGCCGCGTCTGATATGTGGCCTTGGACTTCCAG AGGAGGTCTTGCAGGGTGTTGCTTCAGGCATTGATCTTTTTGACTCAGT GTATATATATCACCTTACCCTTGGAGGCTTTGCACTTACCTTTCCGCTGGATGgaattgataaaaagaaatcTGATTTTCAGCTGAGTGATATCGGAGTTGACCATacaaagattaatttaaggGCTACAGTATACAG GAAAGATGCTTCACCACTAGTCAAAAGCTGTAGCTGCTATACATGCCAGAACCATACAAAAGCATACATAAATCACCTGCTCAATGTTCATGAAATGCTGGCTCAGATTCTGCTTGAAAT ACATAATACTCACCATTATCTGGGCTTCTTCCGCACAATACGAGAAGCAGTTAAAGCAG